CACAAAAAATTTCTTCACTGTTTTAGATAAGATTGTTGTTGCTTGCACGGGTAAGAAAACAACTCAGGCACCACAGAATATCTACGAGATACCAGTTACTACTACTAGTAACACAGTGACTACTAGTAAAGATGTTTACGTCATCGAAATGCAAGGAGAGTATATAGGGATTAAGTTCAACAATGATAGGCTCATGGGGGTTAAAAACTCTAACTATTTGACCGCTCTTCAAGGCAAAGAAAAGTGGCATGAGCTCGGTAAACATGATGGGACTAGTAAAAAACTCATTGAAGGTTCAGATTTACTTGGGTTTGATGGGACATATGCGGAGTTTTCATCATCGGGCTTGCAAAGTGGAGAAATGAAGTTTGGATTTGAGGCTCTCATGTGGGCTCTGATAAACTTATTCAGAGAAGAAACAAAATCTAAATCCGATTTCTTTACTGTTTGTGTTAACTTGTTTGAGCCACCGAGGTATCCTATCCTTGGCCGTGAGATATCTGAGTTTCCCTTTCGTCATATATTCTTATCTCCAAGTCTCGCTGCACTTTTAAATCTCTGGAAGAAAGTGAGCAAACATGTGATTGAGTGTCAATCAGATAAGAATAAAAAATTCGTAATGAAAATTGATGAGATTACGGTACAAGTCTATTTGGATGATGGAGGATTACGATACGAGACTTTTACTCAGATCACGAATGAAAATGTGCATAAACTGTTGGGTATGGTCAAGTGTGGCACTGATGGTTGAtggggcatgttgatgaggagaaGATCTGTTTACCACTATGTAATTATAAGGTAGTATAAGCATCCTAATTCCTAGAAACATATGTTTGTCACTAACTTAGTCTTGAAACTGGGTGGCAGATTTCTATTGAACTTGAAATGGATTGCAGTATTAGAATTGGAATTTAAGTTCTTTTTTTGAAGGAATGAGACTGGCTGAGTAGTTGGTGTTGAAATCGCCTTCATCATATTTCCTATTTTCATTGATGCGCGTACGAATGAGTATTTGTTTTTGCACTAGTTTACGTTGAGCTGTGTTTAACATTGTcactttttttttcatcaacAATTTTGCTTATGGTGAATTGTGATGGAGATAAATATTCAATACTTCTACTGTGAAAATGGGTTAGCATCAACCAAGTATACATTTATTTTACTCGATTTAACTAATTGGTTAGCGATTTTTAGCATTATTGATTGTTTCGGACCAGTTGTACTCGAGATCCCTGTTTCATGTCATATGAAACTGATTGAAGTGAATTGCTTTTGTGTACAAGAGTGTTTATTGCAGGACTCCTTTCATATAGGAGGTTTAAATTTTGTAGAAATTCCTTACATTTTGTGAAATTGTAGAAATTGATTGTGGAGCTGTCTCGATGCTGCTTCCGAAGGATTCATGAGCTTATTTTAGTGAACTTGCTAAGTTACTTGGGTCTTTTGTCAAAATAATCATTTTGTCAAAATTAATTACCAAACTATTTACAAAAATAACAATATCCTATTTT
This sequence is a window from Silene latifolia isolate original U9 population chromosome 8, ASM4854445v1, whole genome shotgun sequence. Protein-coding genes within it:
- the LOC141597405 gene encoding uncharacterized protein LOC141597405 translates to MASSSKGSSSKGLITPSDLAGLEGDNLIIFVVDPENPTKNFFTVLDKIVVACTGKKTTQAPQNIYEIPVTTTSNTVTTSKDVYVIEMQGEYIGIKFNNDRLMGVKNSNYLTALQGKEKWHELGKHDGTSKKLIEGSDLLGFDGTYAEFSSSGLQSGEMKFGFEALMWALINLFREETKSKSDFFTVCVNLFEPPRYPILGREISEFPFRHIFLSPSLAALLNLWKKVSKHVIECQSDKNKKFVMKIDEITVQVYLDDGGLRYETFTQITNENVHKLLGMVKCGTDG